Below is a genomic region from Campylobacter showae CSUNSWCD.
GCTAAAGGTATAAGCAGGAATCGCTACAAATATACCAGCTCCAGTAGCTACAAGCGCCTCGCTGATGGCGGGAGCGATAACGCCCAACGAAGAATTCCCTCCACCTTGACCAAGCCGAGAAAATGTCTCCAAGATAGAAACAACCGTACCAAAAAGTCCGATAAAAGGCGATGTAGAAGCAATAATACTAAGCCAAGTGATGCCGTTAGTAGCATTCCTCTCTGAAATACTAACCGCAACCGAAAGCTTTTCCTTAGATACGGAACCGCTTACGAACCTTTTTAAAACCGAGTCGTTTAGAGTATGCTTAGAGCCGCCCATCAATAGCGACTCAAGCGCATTTTGCTCTTTTTTTTGCCAAGAGCCAAGCCCTGCCATACGAGATAAAAGTATGGTAAGGCTTATTATGAAATAAAAAGAGAGCCAACTAAGTACAAATATGGTAATAAAACTACTTCTTGATAAGTAGTTCAAAAAAATATCAAGCCCAGCCACTATCTTGTCCGAGCCATACTATCTAGTTTTGCTACGGCAGCAGCCATAGCGTTGTTCTCGCTACTCATGCTAGCGATCAAATCCTTAGCCTTTTGCAATGAATTTGCTATCTCGCTCTCGGAATTTCCCGACACGTGAACGGCGCCATCGGCAAGGATGGTTGCCTTACCCTCGTTTATCTCGGCATATCCCCAGTTTATCGCAACGGCATCATGACTTTTATCTTCGCTCTCGATGTCTATAACGCCGGCTTTCAAAAGCGAGATAAGCGAAGCGTGCCCGGGTAAAACCCCGAACTCGCCCTCGCTACCAGGCAAAACTACGCTTTTGATATCGTTTGAAAACACTAAACCCTCAGGCGTAACGATTTCTAAATGTAATTTATTCATTACTTTTTCCTTTAAATTTAGGCTTTAAGTTTTTCAGCTTTTGCTATCGCCTCGTCGATGTTTCCTACCATATAAAATGCGTTTTCCGGCAAATCATCATATTTGCCTTCCAAAATTCCCTTAAAGCCAGCGATATTCTCTTCAAGACTTACATATTTACCAGGGCTTCCCGTAAACACCTCGGCAACGAAGAATGGCTGAGATAAAAATCTCTCGATCTTTCTAGCGCGGTCAACTGTGACTTTATCTTCCTCACTAAGCTCGTCCATACCAAGGATCGCGATGATGTCTTGAAGGTCTTTATATTTTTGTAAAACCGCCTGTACGCCGCGAGCTACTTTATAGTGCTCGCCACCCAAAATTTGAGGATCAAGCATTCTTGATGTCGAATCAAGCGGGTCAACCGCAGGATAAATTCCCTTTTCTGCAATAGCTCTGTTTAGAACGGTAGTTGCGTCAAGGTGCGCAAAAACGGTCGCAGGAGCCGGGTCAGTAAGGTCGTCCGCAGGAACGTAAACAGCCTGAACCGATGTAATCGAACCCTTCTTAGTCGATGTAATTCTCTCTTGAAATTTACCCATTTCGCTCGCCAAAGTCGGCTGATAACCAACGGCAGACGGGATACGTCCAAGAAGTGCCGACATCTCTGCACCCGACTGAGAGAAACGGAAGATATTGTCGATAAACATCAAAACGTCAAGTCCCATCTCGTCACGGAAATACTCAGCCATCGTTAGACCTGTTAGAGCAATACGATTTCTTGCCCCTGGTGGCTCGTTCATCTGGCCGTAGCACAAGGCGACTTTGTCCAAAACGTTACTCTCTTTCATCTCGTGATAAAGATCGTTTCCTTCACGAGTTCTCTCGCCAACACCCGCAAATACAGAGTAGCCGCTGTGTTTAAATGCAACGTTGTGGATAAGCTCCATGATAATAACCGTTTTGCCAACGCCGGCACCGCCGAATAGTCCGACCTTACCACCCTTTGCGTAAGGAGCCAAAAGGTCAACTACCTTTATGCCTGTTTCAAAAATTTCACTCTTTGTGCTTTGCTCTTCAAACGGTGGAGGATCGCGGTGAATAGACCATTTTTTGTCAAATTCTACGCCTTCGCCCTCGTCGATTAGATCGCCGACGACGTTGAAAATTCTGCCCAAAACTTTTTCGCCAACCGGAACGCTAATAGGCGCGCCAAGAGCCGTAGCCTCAAGGCCTCTAGTTAAACCTTCACTCATATCCATGGCGATCGTTCTTACGCGGTTATCGCCAAGATGTGCGGCAACCTCTAGTACAAGTCTATTTTGCTTGCCCTCAACCTCGAAATTTACTTCGACGGCTTCGTTGATCTTGGGTAAATAATCCGTGAAATCGACATCGACTACCGGACCCATTACCTGAGAAATGATACCTTTCATCCATACTCCTTAATTATTTCATTGATTCGACGCCACTGATGATCTCGATAAGCTCAGTGGTGATAGACTCTTGGCGAGCCTTGTTATACGATAGTTTTAGCTGCGCGACGCGCTCTTTAGCGTTATTAGTCGCATTATCCATCGCCTGCATTCTAGCGCTGTGCTCTGCCGCAAGGCTATCAACTAAAGCGTAATACATACTATACTCGAAATACTTCGTAAGTAGTTCGTTTAAAATTTTACCGTCGTCGCTCGGCTCAAATTCCATCAAAGAATTCGTCTCGACTTCGACGAGTTTCGGCGGCTCGACCGGCACGATATCGTTTATACGAATTTGTTGAGAGATCATATTATTGTAGCCGTTATGTACCAAAATAACCTTATCCGTCGCACCGCTTATGAAGTCGTCTATCGCGTCTTTTATGATATTTTGAGCTTTCTCATAGGTCGGAGACGAGCTCACGCCGACGTATTTTTCAAGCAAATTTATACCCTGGAAGCTAAAAAATTCTATACCTTTTTTACCTACCGCGCGGAGTCTTATCTTTACTTTTTTCGCCTTAAATTCGTTAATCATATTTCTAACGGTTTTAATAGTCTGAATATTAAAACCGCCGCAAAGACCCTTGTCTGCGGTGACGAATATAATATCAACCTTCTCGATATTCTCCTTAACGTCGAAAAATTTACTCTCGGCGTTTACGGAGCGATATTGGTTGATTTTATAGGCAATTTCAGATAAAACTTCGTTGATCTTGAGCGCATAAACCCTAGAGTGACGAGCTGCCTCTTCAGCCTTGCGAAGTTTGGCTGTAGACACCAGCTTCATCGCGCGCGTTGTCTTTTGGGTGTTTTGGACGCTCTTGATCTTTCGTTTTATATCTTTTAAATTTGACATATTCTAGCCTTAATTAGCAGCAAACGTCGCTTTAAAGTCTTTTAGCGCCTTATGCAAAAGTTCCTCAATTTCTTTATCGAGTACTTTTTTAGTTCGAATTTGCTCGAAAATTTCAGGATATTTCGCCTCAACATAAGGATATAGCTCAGCTTCAAATTTTGTAACCGCTACAGTCGGGATATCATCTAAGTAGCCTTTCGTACCGGCAAAGATAATAACGACTTGCTTTTCAACGGCTAGTGGGCTATAAGGAGGCTGTTTTAACACCTCGACCATCCTCTGACCGCGCTCGAGCTGTTTTCTAGAGCTTTCGTCTAGGTCACTCGCAAACTGTGCAAACGCTTGAAGTTCGCGGTATTGCGCAAGGTCAAGTCTCAATGTTCCAGAAACTTGTTTGGTTGCCTTTATCTGAGCCGCACCACCGACGCGAGAAACCGAAAGACCGACGTTGATCGCAGGGCGGATACCTGAGTTAAATAAATCGGACTCAAGGAAAATTTGACCGTCAGTAATAGAAATAACGTTTGTTGGAATATACGCAGAAACGTCGCCAGCTTGCGTCTCGATAATAGGAAGCGCTGTTAGAGAACCTGCGCCCAGCTTATCATTTAGCTTAGATGCGCGCTCTAGCAAGCGAGAGTGTAGATAGAAAACGTCGCCTGGATAAGCCTCGCGGCCCGGCGGTCTGCGAAGAATCAAGCTCATTTCGCGGTATGCGACGGCGTGCTTTGACAGATCGTCATAGATGATTAGGGCATGGCGAGAATTATCTCTAAAATATTCGCCCATTGTTACGCCCGCATATGGAGCTAAGTATTGAAGCGCGGCAGCGTCTGATGCGCCTGCATTTACGACGATAGTGTACTCCATAGCACCGTACTCTTCAAGCTTTTTAACTACTTGTGCGACTGTTGATTGTTTTTGTCCGATCGCGACGTAGATACAAATAACATCTTGACCTTTTTGGTTGATGATGGTATCTATTGCGACGGTGGTTTTACCGGTTTGGCGGTCACCAATGATGAGCTCGCGTTGTCCGCGACCGATCGGCACTAGCGCATCGATA
It encodes:
- a CDS encoding MotA/TolQ/ExbB proton channel family protein, whose translation is MAGLGSWQKKEQNALESLLMGGSKHTLNDSVLKRFVSGSVSKEKLSVAVSISERNATNGITWLSIIASTSPFIGLFGTVVSILETFSRLGQGGGNSSLGVIAPAISEALVATGAGIFVAIPAYTFSLLIKRKAYELMGVIRREVDILVTLKEDQ
- the atpC gene encoding ATP synthase F1 subunit epsilon produces the protein MNKLHLEIVTPEGLVFSNDIKSVVLPGSEGEFGVLPGHASLISLLKAGVIDIESEDKSHDAVAINWGYAEINEGKATILADGAVHVSGNSESEIANSLQKAKDLIASMSSENNAMAAAVAKLDSMARTR
- the atpD gene encoding F0F1 ATP synthase subunit beta, coding for MKGIISQVMGPVVDVDFTDYLPKINEAVEVNFEVEGKQNRLVLEVAAHLGDNRVRTIAMDMSEGLTRGLEATALGAPISVPVGEKVLGRIFNVVGDLIDEGEGVEFDKKWSIHRDPPPFEEQSTKSEIFETGIKVVDLLAPYAKGGKVGLFGGAGVGKTVIIMELIHNVAFKHSGYSVFAGVGERTREGNDLYHEMKESNVLDKVALCYGQMNEPPGARNRIALTGLTMAEYFRDEMGLDVLMFIDNIFRFSQSGAEMSALLGRIPSAVGYQPTLASEMGKFQERITSTKKGSITSVQAVYVPADDLTDPAPATVFAHLDATTVLNRAIAEKGIYPAVDPLDSTSRMLDPQILGGEHYKVARGVQAVLQKYKDLQDIIAILGMDELSEEDKVTVDRARKIERFLSQPFFVAEVFTGSPGKYVSLEENIAGFKGILEGKYDDLPENAFYMVGNIDEAIAKAEKLKA
- the atpG gene encoding ATP synthase F1 subunit gamma, with the translated sequence MSNLKDIKRKIKSVQNTQKTTRAMKLVSTAKLRKAEEAARHSRVYALKINEVLSEIAYKINQYRSVNAESKFFDVKENIEKVDIIFVTADKGLCGGFNIQTIKTVRNMINEFKAKKVKIRLRAVGKKGIEFFSFQGINLLEKYVGVSSSPTYEKAQNIIKDAIDDFISGATDKVILVHNGYNNMISQQIRINDIVPVEPPKLVEVETNSLMEFEPSDDGKILNELLTKYFEYSMYYALVDSLAAEHSARMQAMDNATNNAKERVAQLKLSYNKARQESITTELIEIISGVESMK
- the atpA gene encoding F0F1 ATP synthase subunit alpha, translated to MSAKIKADEISAIIKERIENFSLNVDVNETGKVISVADGVANVYGLKNVMAGEMVEFENGEKGMALNLEESSVGIVILGKTDGIREGSSVKRLAKLLRVPVGDALIGRVVNSLGEPIDAKGPIEASETRFVEEKAKGIMARKSVHEPLQTGIKAIDALVPIGRGQRELIIGDRQTGKTTVAIDTIINQKGQDVICIYVAIGQKQSTVAQVVKKLEEYGAMEYTIVVNAGASDAAALQYLAPYAGVTMGEYFRDNSRHALIIYDDLSKHAVAYREMSLILRRPPGREAYPGDVFYLHSRLLERASKLNDKLGAGSLTALPIIETQAGDVSAYIPTNVISITDGQIFLESDLFNSGIRPAINVGLSVSRVGGAAQIKATKQVSGTLRLDLAQYRELQAFAQFASDLDESSRKQLERGQRMVEVLKQPPYSPLAVEKQVVIIFAGTKGYLDDIPTVAVTKFEAELYPYVEAKYPEIFEQIRTKKVLDKEIEELLHKALKDFKATFAAN